The following proteins are co-located in the Desulfoscipio sp. XC116 genome:
- a CDS encoding CapA family protein: MYRLITVLSLALGLLCGFSACAPQRCASNRDYHDLAAFKKYHMTLPEKQDSVCLVAVGDIMLSRYVAQKIKEYDDPSFPFAGVKWYLQGGDIVFGNLEGPVTPGREIQIPEMVLRADPCMAPALKDAGFDILSLANNHVPDFGKQGILDTMHYLDSTAINYAGAGRNEEAAFAPRYMDVKDVRLAFLAFNDAAVVPDSYLAGDGPGTAVMEPGKVAAAVRKAADNADFTVVSLHAGIEYASEPDDTQVYFAHLAIDAGADLVLGSHPHVVQKVEQYRGKYILYSLGNFIFDQLWSENTREGVVARIYISENNIEKLEFLPVYINDDARPVPLSGPEARRMLKKLGLELDMATIPAWDNEKKIFATREQSVFPAPKSLPEYRLMQNQKFDVDGDGIQEEFILKNGSITVQAGSHIIWQSPADWWVDYFFPGDVNNDGKPEFNLLVWKEGSFGTQKPFWLEEEDTGIKNHLFIFKLEAGSVKPVWQSSNLDCPNYRAALIDLDDDGENELVVTEGSYTDPAQRQVTLWKWNGWGFSRIS, translated from the coding sequence TTGTACAGGTTAATAACGGTCCTCTCACTGGCGCTGGGACTGCTGTGCGGTTTTAGTGCCTGTGCCCCGCAGCGATGCGCCAGCAACAGGGATTACCACGACCTCGCGGCTTTTAAGAAATATCACATGACGCTTCCGGAAAAACAGGATTCCGTGTGTCTCGTAGCTGTGGGGGATATCATGCTCTCCCGGTACGTAGCTCAAAAGATAAAAGAATACGACGACCCAAGCTTTCCCTTTGCGGGAGTTAAATGGTACTTGCAAGGCGGGGACATTGTCTTCGGCAACTTGGAGGGTCCGGTAACCCCGGGGCGGGAAATTCAGATTCCCGAAATGGTTTTAAGGGCTGACCCCTGTATGGCTCCAGCCCTTAAAGACGCCGGTTTTGATATCCTGTCGCTGGCCAACAACCATGTGCCCGATTTTGGCAAACAGGGGATACTGGACACCATGCATTATCTGGACAGTACCGCCATCAATTATGCCGGCGCCGGCAGAAATGAGGAAGCAGCTTTTGCTCCCCGGTATATGGACGTAAAGGACGTAAGACTTGCTTTCTTAGCCTTTAACGATGCGGCGGTTGTACCGGATTCCTACCTGGCCGGGGATGGCCCCGGCACCGCTGTAATGGAACCGGGAAAAGTAGCTGCCGCCGTCAGAAAGGCGGCTGATAACGCCGATTTCACGGTAGTTTCCCTGCATGCCGGCATTGAGTATGCTTCCGAACCGGATGATACCCAGGTATATTTTGCCCACCTGGCCATAGATGCCGGGGCCGACCTGGTGTTGGGCAGCCACCCGCATGTGGTACAAAAAGTCGAGCAATACCGGGGAAAATACATCCTTTATAGCCTGGGCAACTTCATCTTTGACCAGCTGTGGTCCGAAAACACCCGGGAGGGTGTTGTCGCCAGAATCTATATCAGCGAAAACAATATAGAAAAGCTGGAATTTCTGCCGGTATACATCAACGACGATGCACGTCCCGTGCCTCTAAGCGGGCCGGAGGCACGGAGAATGCTGAAAAAACTGGGACTGGAACTGGATATGGCAACTATACCGGCATGGGATAACGAAAAAAAAATTTTCGCGACAAGGGAACAATCTGTATTCCCGGCCCCCAAGTCTCTGCCGGAATATAGATTGATGCAAAACCAAAAGTTCGACGTGGACGGCGACGGCATCCAGGAAGAATTTATTTTAAAGAACGGGAGCATAACAGTACAAGCCGGTTCCCATATTATCTGGCAGTCACCGGCAGACTGGTGGGTGGATTATTTCTTCCCGGGTGACGTCAATAACGATGGCAAGCCGGAATTTAACCTTTTGGTTTGGAAAGAAGGAAGTTTCGGTACTCAAAAACCCTTTTGGCTGGAAGAGGAAGATACAGGCATTAAAAACCACCTCTTTATCTTCAAGCTGGAAGCAGGCAGCGTTAAACCGGTGTGGCAGTCGTCCAACCTGGATTGTCCCAATTACCGTGCCGCTCTCATTGACCTTGACGACGACGGTGAAAATGAGCTGGTAGTTACCGAGGGCAGTTATACCGACCCCGCCCAAAGACAAGTAACTTTATGGAAGTGGAACGGTTGGGGCTTTTCCCGCATTTCTTAG